The Cervus canadensis isolate Bull #8, Minnesota chromosome 5, ASM1932006v1, whole genome shotgun sequence genome contains the following window.
AGGATTTACCCAAACTGGGAAACAAGGGCAGGAAGAGTGGCAGTATGCCCAGCCCTCAAAAGTGGGGGCCATGAGGGTAGAGGCAGAGTGATCACCACGGGTGTCCTCCTATGCCTCCAGCCCCTGCCAGAGCTGGCCTTCCAGGGAGCCCTGGAGACACATTGCCCTAGTCACATTGCTGGAAGTAGAAGTCAGTGATGGGCTCGTCCCAGCTGGTGTCCTTCAGGAGATGGGTGATCTGCAGCGGCTGGTCAGCTTCAGGCACCGTGCAAAGAAACCAGCCTGGGTAGGCAGCCGACTCAAAGCTGGAGGTGAGCCCCGTGTCCCGCCGGTAGAAGGTGAATTTCTTAGACTTCTCAGCACTATGATAGAGCTCCATGATGTTCACTGGCTGCGGGCAGAGGGCATGACAGGTGAGAGACAGGAGCAAGCGGAAGGACACAAGGAGGCAGAGCCACAATCAACAGAACGCTGCGAGGGAGAGGTGCCCcagccacagcagcagcagcagcagtatctttGACTTAGTGAAGCCACATGGTGAAGCTGCCCCGACAGGACCCACCTCTAGTTTCAGGGTTGGTTCCTGCCCTGTCCCACACGACAGGCATTGGCTCCCACCCTGGACGCCCAGGATGACCGGAGAGAGCTTGGCATCCAGAGACCGATTGGGGACAACGCTGATCTCCTCACctagaggaaggaaggggatgaGGGAAACTTGActgctcttcctctctctcccccactgtTGGCTGAATCAGACACTCTCCCACTAGGCTAGTCAGAAGGGGAGCTTCATAGCAACTGCCATGTAGGGAAGGGTGGTCTCCTAAGGTGGTCCAGTGAACGTCAAGACACATAGGACCTTGAAGATGGTATTATCTTCCACCCCCACATCCACTCCCTTGTCCAGGGTCAAAACTTCAAGTCTTCAAACCCCAAGGGAAATTTGATCACCTCTTTCAATGCCCCTTGACCCTCCAGACTTTTCTGTAACCTGTCTTGATAAAACTCCCAATTAGAGTTATTTGGACATCTTTCCACCCTCCTGTGAGAGTCCTGAGATCAGAAAAGGGTCTCATTCCTCTCTGTATAattcctccatctctctctctctctctctctcacatacacacacacacacacacacaacctcacAGAGAGCTCTACCTGGCCCTAACACCTGGTGAGAGTGTTCCAGGTGTGTGCTGCTTAGTGAGCAGGCCCAGTCACGCTGTGTGGGGCAGAGTGAATGAGCACGAAGCCAGATGGTGCCACCTGCCCCTCTAAGTCCCACCACTCTGAGTGACCAAGGACCCTCAGAGAGCCAAGGGGACCCAGAGTAAAGAGGCAGGAAACCCCCTCTCACATGGGAGTAAAGATTTAGACAGCCTGCGTTAGTGCTCTCCTCAGCAAGAGCTATCAGGAAAAGGGATGTTGGACGCAGCTTCACCCACCAAGGAAATGACAAAACAGCCAACTTGGAAAAGAATTCCACCTCTATATAGAGGTTTCCAGTGCATGGCGCATGCTGGAAAGTGTAATATTTCACTTGTCCTTGCTCAGAACCTGGTTTTTTGACACCCTGTCTACTGTGTCAGGTCTGTAGGTTTGTGCCAGTGTTTTTAAGCCCTCTTCAGAGCCCCTCCCTCTGAACATATAGAGACCTAGGGAAGTAAGGTCAGGTTTTGGCCACCAACCTTTAATGACCTTCCCCGCTTGTAGGCCTCCAGCTAGAAGCTGATTATCATGCAGGTAAAGCACCTTCAATGCTGCATCCTTCATTCTGAAATATCAGGACAGGATGACATTCAGTTAGGGGAGGGGTTGCTCCAGCTTACCTGGGCTCTCGAGACTCTGCCAATCTCAGGCACTATCGCCCTCTCTTCCCACTGAGCTGGAAGTAATGGCACAGCCTTCTCTCCCACCCCTGGGGACACATGCCTATCACAGGACAACACCACAGCCTCCCACCTGAGTCTGGGACTTTCTCCTTCACCCTCTGCAATCTTTTCTACACTAACCAGACGTTGGAAAGGAAACTAAACTGGGGGTCAGAGTCCTGGGTTCTCACCCTGGCTCTGCCACCATCGTCACAATAGACAAACGGTTTGCTCTCTCTGGGCCTGAGTCTCCTCATTGCTAAACTAAGAAGATAGGATAGATGctgttcaggccttttcaaggTTAAAATGTGCCTTGATCAACTTCCACCTTTACTTCCTCTGCTTTgtgcatttattaatatttccactTGGCTATATAGTCCCTACTATGTGAAggatttctttacatttaaaattctttcattttgcttttcaaatttaaTTCACATTTACAATCTCAGTTGATTTTCTGACATCCTGTGAGGTGAAAGATGTACTCTGAAGGGGGTTCTTCCAGATGTCATATGGAAAAACAAAGTATGCAATATACAAATTGGCTAAATGTTggctaaacacaaagaaatctcTACTTCAAAGTAACTAATACGCTGAGTTGTGCTACAATCCTCTTCGAAGGGGACCTAGAAAGCCTATTTTCCACATTTCCTTGACCAAAGAGCACCACTGTATAAAGCCACTCATAAGACTGGCTTTTCTTGGGAGGCAAGCTATACCAGACCCTAAGCTCAGTGAGAACAAGATTCTGCTCATTCACTGTTCCAAGTCCAGAGTGGAGCGCCTGACTCAGCACAGGTCAGTGGACAGACAGACTGACAGAAGAGTTTTGCTAACGCTGTTTTGTCCCAAAGGGCAGTAAGGAAGTAGTGCCTGGAttgacttcacttcacctcaTTGGAGGGTGGCGCTGGGGGCggtggctgggggcggggaaAGGCAGGGATGGTAGGTAACAGTAGGGATCCAAGCTCCTAACTGCCTTTCTCATTACGATGGACGATGGACGAGGCCACAGCTCTTTTCTCATCAGGTAACCCCCAAGAGGGAAGCCTGCCCCAGTCTGGAGAGGCTGGGAGAGATGGTCTAAAGACAAGGAGGTGGGTGCCTGTTCACACCTTTCCAGACGCCCCCACTGTAGGCAATCCCGAGCACCACCTCAGCGGAAAGACTGGAAAACAGGTCTACCCGGAAGTCGTGCCCCCTCGCACTGGACACGAACCAATCAGAGGCTCAGATACTCACCGGAAGCACAGTGCCCCGCTCAGGACCATCTCGAGCTCCCCAGCTTGTAGACACTCCTATTTTGAGATAACAGAAAATCTTAGGTGAAAATGGAGGTTGAGCGGCAGGGGACCTGGGCCCCCTgagccctccccacctccctcctcgaCCCTCTGCCCTGGCATGGGAAGAGCCCCCAAGGAGCAGGGGAATTCTAGGTCTGGGGTCAGGAGAGGCGAAGCCCAGTTCCCTAGAGGACACCTCAGAACGCTCCTTTCTCCAGACGGAGCCCGTGCTGTCTGCCTGTTCTTCCAAGGTTGCCTCAGCCCTTTTAATGATCCCTAGGGAGGGGCCCCTGAAACTGGCTCAGTCTCGGGAGGAGCAGGATTGCCAGAGTGATTTCATACCACCTTAAGCTTCCAGAAACACTTGCCTGCTCATTATCTCGCTCAGAGAAGGAAACTTCTTGAAACAGTCTTCTTCTTCAATCAATTCTGAAGAACTTCCAGGGGTTTTCCAGCCCTTTGTGATCACTGAGCTCCTAGACATCTGGCCCTGCCAGACCCAAGGGCAACATGCAGTGAGCTGCTCAAGGAAAGCAGAGTTTAGAACAACCCCCTTTCCGCCTTTCTCCCTGCCGCCTTACTTCTCTCCCTCTTTCGTttgctccctccttcccttcccttcttcctctttcctgtctGCCTGTGCCAAGACTATGGAAAATGCTGGAGGTGGAGCTCGCCTGCTTAGATACTGTCAAGAGTATATATTCGTTGTAGAAAAACCTGAAaatccagattgaaaaaaaaaaaaaaaaaaagaattttcatctCCAGCTTGTGTATCATCAGCAAACCAAGAACAATAGTTTTTCCTCTGCCCATACATACCTGTAACCATCACTTTACACATACTGTATCCCAGATGTGCTCTGTTTAGTCTCTCTGTCCTGttcgagtctttgcgaccccatggactttagctcgctaggctcctctgtccatggggattctccaggcaagaattctggagtgggttgccatgccctcctccaggggatctatgcAACCTAGggaaagaacccaggtctcccgcatcgcgggcggattctttactgtctgagccacctacaCTATTTTCAACTCGCTTTAGTCATCTAAGCAAAATAGCAGAATCTCTTTTCATATCAAGTATAATGATATCAGAACATTGAATAGCTGCAGAGTATTTCTATGCAACATCATTTAATTACAGCAATCAATTATTGTTAGCCACTGTTATTATCATAATATGCTATTGAAAAATCTTGTAGTGACAAACAACTTTGTATCAACATCTTTGCTTGTGTGTCTGATTATTTCCCTCGAAAATAAAATCTAGCTTGGGCCATCTATTATTGATCTTTCTTCAGTACATAACTGATAAAATAATGTGTGATTGTATGGCATTTCATGAAGTTTTAATCCTTCCATATGCTCCCTGTGATGGATGTAAATGAAAGGTAATGGTCAGTGCATAATAACAGTTTAATTATGTCTTGAGCACCACAGAAAACCATTTATTGCTaagtcatatatttttttaaaatattgttttcagaTGAATGGACTAAAATGTCCTTAAAGtgttcaaaaattaataaaatatcacatggttcaaagaatagaaaaatgattCATCACTCATAATGCTGCTACTGTGATAAACACCTTTCAGAAAAGTAGAGCCTTATGTAAAAATTATTAAGTTGGCCATAAATTGGCCAAATAGAAAAGACACTATCTGTGCAAATAGttgcaaaaaagaacaaaacaaaaacaaacaaacaaaaaaaacactccAGAAGGAGTTGGCCAATAGGCAAAGTGACTTTAACCAAACAGGCTTTCATTTGCAAAGTGGTAATAGAGAAGAAGGTTTTGTTTCtcctaaaaaagtaaaatgccaACTGCTCAGTTTGCCCCCTATGATCCCCTGACTCTAGTGAATTGCACCTGTGTGACCACAGGACACTGCCATGGTGCTTCATCAAGCTCCCGCCTCCTTCTGCTAATAAAGAATGAAGCCAGTATGTGGtccccctcccctcactcccACACTGCTGAACATCCAGAGGGTTGTGCATAATAAGGGGTAGATACAGAGTGAGTGGATGGGGCAATGAATGGATGagccaagaaagtgaaagaaagaaatataaagcaaatCCCTGCTAAGAAAACTTCtccaaacttgaaaataaaacacaatgatAATGGCATGTGCTCTCAGTGTCTTACTGGAGCACTGTCAAACAGTCCCACCAACAATTGCACAGTTCTCTGGGGAAAGTCCGTCTTTGTTTGACTTGTTAACTACCATGGGTTAGATTGTCAGACTCCGTGAAGTTAGAAGAGAACTAAGAGAAGATTGATAAATTGCAAATAACTTCTGCCTGATAGAAAAGGTAGTCCCAAAAGATAACAGTTATCACTTCAGTTCACttaatcagtcatgtccaactctttgtgaccccatgggctgcagcatgccaggcttccctgtccatcaccaactcccagagcttgctcaaactcatgtccatcgagttggtgatgccatctgaccatctcatcctctgtcatccccttctcctcctgccttcaaactttcccaatatcttttccaatgagtccattcttcgcgtcagggggccaaagtattggagtttcagcttcagcatcagtccttccaatgaatattcagaaatgatttcctttaggattgactgctttgatctggGTACAGTTGTATTGCTTTACAATTCATTAAGcagggttttgctttttttgtttaatttaagcCAATCCATTCCACCATTTCTTCCCTGATTGATCATATAAGCTTCTGTTCCTTGACTTACCCTTTGGGTCAGCTTTGTCATCCTTCCAGTTCCTTCATTTATTAATAATGATAGATCTTTGACACATGCTCACTGTATGTTTGTGTGAAAGtcatgttttggattttttgaaaattaaactggCATTATATAAAACAATGTTCCTTTGCCCCAGATTCACACACCATGTGCGGTGGTTTTCAAACATGTACACAGATTCTTTGATACTCCACCCTTTAAGAAGCGGAGCTTACTTCTCCTTCCTTTAAGTGTGAACTggatttagtgac
Protein-coding sequences here:
- the IL36RN gene encoding interleukin-36 receptor antagonist protein; the protein is MVLSGALCFRMKDAALKVLYLHDNQLLAGGLQAGKVIKGEEISVVPNRSLDAKLSPVILGVQGGSQCLSCGTGQEPTLKLEPVNIMELYHSAEKSKKFTFYRRDTGLTSSFESAAYPGWFLCTVPEADQPLQITHLLKDTSWDEPITDFYFQQCD